A stretch of the Leishmania infantum JPCM5 genome chromosome 30 genome encodes the following:
- a CDS encoding putative ferric reductase produces MHRYASVILQAALGILYVATGVTLLVEWGGNPAQCAFIFCLGVDKYPEAPRTRGEDFNVTLSVITFFVLVPAGLVLLYRVFTTVMLQRTAKVVRERDAASVAAGAQASSSASGQSTGEEMPSPGRGRGAIAAVATEANPMAKSERMWPFQARSRVKQVCRLVGVLIGILVCAILSFWLPNDSRRFNSHRIASFARNGISRERRTTNMTVPEMPDAWLRTGQIRFSDDLTLKLFPGNVFFYAYLLTTAIVVLVLRLTQRGRYWVQRRIPLCACFTYGEAAFVAATALLSVMFFIYWLHDHNYKQTWTVTANESAQIEAPERWARGLGQLAILFLSLLLLPVSRQSVVVSVLGVSRDGMLWFHRAVGYAMLAATVGHIVAFYVSYASFGYLMQNLNTVTNRVCKKGVYDDYTVLVVTWTTWFLLISMGIFAFNLVRRRHYELFYYTHLAATYMTLPAMVFHASAGWMYLLPGMTVFLSDQLVRLWQRSAVVRVVRARVIGDDTTELAFSVPGRRDMRHVHPGQYVLVCVPELTALQWHPFTLINVVDEESAAVGSSKASTTGTVFYVHVKSMGPKTWTGRLYDLVNRGEEITMAVEGPCGTPVDYRHYDNIVLVAGGIGATPCVSILGSLLRQCHALGHSGASPRVDFIWSTRSARHVKAVADMLQLPMRCGDVVRQPATRSALKKIDTCAAPDDITKDARLNTEIIQPADSLEQDEPLNDELSAVNEVVRIADDAAQKVFIDVYVTRKTELRHFSNGDACLGEQCPSKALLSARKGFVELDGKPLSCAGAIENAQNAVDSASPWKQKAAAAMTPGLHGKADDAEEAEEMVFSNEPMGSESEGFDSASADGCEDGIEGASESTAHKKERKTVVDTASATDQEGALVSNGLSKWSSSSVMKSGERLHDNSDSSGSGCVAVKVHLGRPDVDRLIREALKQPGSGVHKSSRLDRARTLLFVCGPNSLVRQVTSSGAQLGVAVHKEEFLF; encoded by the coding sequence ATGCACCGGTATGCCTCCGTGATCCTTCAGGCAGCTCTGGGTATCCTCTACGTGGCGACTGGTGTGACGCTCCTCGTCGAGTGGGGCGGCAATCCTGCACAGTGCGCTTTCATCTTCTGCTTGGGAGTCGACAAGTACCCGGAGGCGCCTCGAACGCGCGGTGAGGACTTCAATGTTACTCTCTCCGTGATCACCTTCTTCGTCCTGGTGCCTGCAgggctggtgctgctgtacCGCGTCTTCACTACTGTCATGCTGCAGCGGACCGCGAAGGTGGTGCGCGAGCGTGACGCGGCGAGCGTGGCAGCCGGCGCGCAagcgtccagcagcgcctccggcCAGTCCACCGGCGAAGAGATGCCCTCGCCGGGAAGGGGTCGTGGTGCGATTGCTGCGGTCGCGACGGAGGCGAACCCAATGGCGAAGTCGGAGCGCATGTGGCCATTTCAGGCGAGATCGAGGGTGAAGCAGGTGTGCCGCCTTGTCGGCGTGCTGATTGGCATCCTGGTGTGCGCCATTCTCTCCTTCTGGCTGCCAAATGACTCGCGCCGCTTCAACTCCCACCGTATCGCCTCCTTCGCTCGCAATGGCATCTCGCGGGAGAGACGCACTACTAACATGACTGTGCCGGAGATGCCGGACGCGTGGCTCCGCACCGGCCAGATCCGCTTCTCTGATGACCTGACGCTGAAGCTGTTCCCGGGCAACGTCTTCTTCTACGCGTACCTGCTGACGACGGCGATCGTTGTgttggtgctgcggctgacGCAGCGCGGGCGGTACtgggtgcagcgccgcattccgctgtgcgcgtgcttcaCATATGGCGAGGCCGCTTttgtcgccgccacggcgctgctgtcggtcATGTTCTTCATCTACTGGCTGCACGACCACAACTACAAGCAGACCTGGACTGTGACAGCGAATGAGAGTGCACAGATTGAGGCGCCGGAGCGGTGGGCCCGCGGGCTGGGCCAGCTGGCCATCCTGTTCctttcgctgctgttgctgccggtGAGCCGTCAGTCGGTGGTGGTCAGCGTGCTTGGTGTGTCGCGGGATGGCATGTTGTGGTTCCACCGCGCTGTCGGCTACGCCATGCTGGCGGCCACGGTCGGCCACATCGTGGCCTTCTATGTGTCCTACGCCAGTTTTGGGTATCTCATGCAGAACCTGAACACCGTCACCAATCGCGTGTGCAAGAAGGGTGTTTACGACGACTACACCGTTTTGGTCGTGACGTGGACAACGTGGTTCCTGCTGATCTCCATGGGCATCTTCGCCTTCAAtctggtgcgccgccgccactacGAGCTGTTCTACTACACGCACCTCGCCGCGACGTACATGACGCTACCCGCCATGGTCTTCCACGCCTCTGCTGGCTGGATGTACCTGCTCCCCGGCATGACGGTGTTCCTGTCTGACCAGCTGGTGCGTCTGTGGCAGCGGTCCGCCGTGGTGcgcgtcgtgcgcgcgcgcgtgatcGGCGACGACACGACGGAGCTGGCCTTCTCTGTGCCCGGGCGACGGGACATGCGGCACGTGCACCCGGGGCAGTAcgtgctggtgtgcgtgccggagctgacggcgctgcagtggcacCCCTTCACTCTGATCAACGTCGTGGACGAGGAGTCGGCTGCCGTCGGAAGCTCGAAGGCGAGCACGACGGGGACCGTGTTCTACGTGCACGTCAAGTCGATGGGGCCGAAGACGTGGACGGGGCGGCTGTACGACCTAGTGAACCGCGGCGAAGAGATCACGATGGCTGTGGAGGGGCCTTGTGGGACGCCGGTGGACTACCGCCACTATGACAACATTGTTCTGGTTGCCGGTGGCATcggcgcgacgccgtgcgtATCGATCCTcgggtcgctgctgcgccagtgcCACGCTCTCGGCCACAGTGGCGCTAGCCCACGTGTGGATTTCATTTGGTCTACTCGCTCTGCGCGTCACGTGAAGGCTGTAGCAGacatgctgcagctgccgatgCGGTGTGGCGACGTGGTTCGTCAGCCTGCAACCCGTTCGGCGTTGAAGAAGATCGACACGTGTGCGGCCCCCGACGACATCACCAAAGATGCCAGACTGAATACCGAGATCATCCAGCCCGCCGACTCCCTGGAGCAGGACGAGCCGCTAAATGATGAACTCAGTGCGGTGAACGAGGTCGTCCGCATTGCTGACGACGCAGCGCAAAAAGTTTTCATCGACGTCTACGTCACTCGTAAGACGGAGCTGCGGCATTTTTCCAACGGAGATGCGTGCCTGGGCGAGCAGTGCCCATCAAAGGCCCTCCTCTCGGCAAGGAAAGGCTTTGTGGAGCTGGATGGCAAACCGCTTAGTTGCGCGGGTGCCATTGAGAATGCCCAAAATGCTGTGGACAGCGCCTCTCCTTGGAAGcagaaggcagcggcggcgatgacgcccGGGCTGCATGGCAAGGCTGACGATGCGGAAGAAGCGGAGGAGATGGTGTTCTCCAATGAGCCTATGGGCAGTGAAAGCGAAGGCTTTGATTCGGCGAGCGCCGATGGCTGTGAGGATGGCATCGAAGGCGCTTCCGAGTCGACTGCGCATAAAAAGGAGCGGAAAACTGTTGTCGACACTGCATCTGCTACGGATCAGGAAGGTGCCTTGGTGTCAAATGGTCTTTCCAAGTGGTCGTCGAGCTCTGTTATGAAGTCGGGCGAGCGCCTGCATGAcaacagcgacagcagcggcagcgggtgtGTGGCGGTGAAGGTGCACCTGGGGCGCCCCGATGTCGATCGCCTCATCCGCGAGGCACTCAAGCAGCCTGGATCTGGCGTCCATAAATCCTCGAGACTGGACAGGGCCCGCACGttgttgtttgtgtgcgGTCCGAACTCGCTCGTTCGCCAGGTCACGTCCTCAGGGGCGCAGCTCGGTGTGGCGGTGCACAAGGAAGAATTCCTCTTCTAG
- a CDS encoding putative small GTP-binding protein Rab28 has product MESGSDSSEEGTMQFKVVVLGNGAVGKTSLIRHFCDSGFTKSYKQTIGVDFYSRKVQLPHSHPPVTLQLWDIGGQQIGGKMLANYIYGSHAVCLVYDITDLNSFKDLGDWKECVDKVFADAPAVDKPKMVLVGNKVDLPNRQVTDENQAAFSKNFSMPHCTVSAQSGERVNAMFTRIAATLAGVEMKQQDLDLADRVAANVVSRPEERQSAPRALVLQATSNSQGKRKNGDCAVM; this is encoded by the coding sequence atggagagcggcagcgattCCTCCGAAGAGGGGACCATGCAGTTTAAGGTGGTTGTACTGGGCAACGGTGCCGTTGGCAAGACTTCCCTCATCCGCCACTTCTGCGATAGCGGCTTCACGAAGAGCTACAAGCAGACCATCGGAGTGGACTTCTACTCGCGCAAGGTACAGCTGCCGCACAGCCACCCCCCTGTaacgctgcagctgtgggACATTGGCGGGCAGCAAATCGGAGGCAAAATGCTGGCCAACTACATCTACGGCAGCCACGCAGTATGCCTCGTATATGACATCACCGATCTGAACTCCTTCAAGGATCTTGGCGACTGGAAGGAGTGCGTAGACAAGGTGTTCGCAGATGCGCCGGCCGTGGACAAGCCCAAGATGGTACTCGTGGGAAACAAAGTCGATCTCCCCAATCGGCAGGTTACAGACGAAAATCAAGCAGCCTTTAGCAAGAACTTCAGCATGCCGCACTGCACCGTGTCGGCACAGTCTGGAGAGCGGGTGAACGCCATGTTCACTCGCATCGCCGCAACACTGGCGGGGGTGGAAATGAAGCAGCAGGATTTGGATTTGGCAGATCGCGTTGCAGCAAATGTGGTGAGCCGACCAGAGGAGCGGCAGTCGGCGCCGCGGGCGCTGGTTCTGCAGGCAACCAGCAACTCACagggaaaacgaaagaaTGGCGACTGTGCGGTCATGTGA